From a region of the uncultured Draconibacterium sp. genome:
- a CDS encoding TIM-barrel domain-containing protein, with the protein MKPGYYLLLLVFILTLGCNQQSYNKTASGIKTTIDSTVVEIQFFTPGIVRVIKSLPGETVEKKSLSVIKEAEKVSFKVSESDNIISLVSDVLTVNLNSKTGTVSYLSASGDALLSEKAGSAAFTPFNDAGNETYSVKQSFSLNPDEAIYGLGILQNGKMSQRNQQVHMVQNNTWDFSTFFQSVKGYGIFWDNYSPTDFTDNEAGTEFASEVGDCIDYYFMYGENADGVVAQIRKLTGKVPMFPLWTYGFWQSRERYKTQDETVGVVEKYRELGVPLDGIIQDWQYWGDNYQWNGMSFLNPGFPEPQKFVDDVHQLNAHLIISIWSSFGPETPQYKELDEKGMLMNFQTWPQSGKEGWPPDMNYPSGVRVYDPFNPEARDIYWKYLNEGLFSLGIDGWWMDSTEPDHLDFKPEDFDNKTYLGSFRKVRNAFPLETVKGVYEHQRKVSSDKRVFILTRSGFAGQQRYGSNVWSGDLYSSWDALRNQIPAGLNFTLTGNPNFNSDIGGFFAGAYNKSWNDGTAASNPLFQELYVRWLQYGVFTPMMRSHGTDLKREIYYFGKQGEPIYDAIASAINLRYSLLPYIYTTSWNVTNNNSSFMRALVMDFPTDKSVWNMNNEYMFGQSLLVAPVLNAQYTPEKILKGDEMSGWNKGSAKTKEGYPLIDFTEVKSSLVYLPAGTAWYDFWTNEKFDGGQEISKETTINTTPLYVKAGAILPIGPKVQYATEKTWDNLEIRIYEGADGEFTLYEDENDNYNYEKGVYSTISFNWNDADKTLTIGKRNGEFPGMLAERNFNIVLASKNKAKGNEIASQPDKIATYSGEEIVVGF; encoded by the coding sequence ATGAAACCTGGCTATTACCTATTGCTTTTAGTTTTTATCCTGACGCTTGGCTGCAATCAGCAATCGTATAACAAAACAGCCTCCGGGATAAAAACCACTATTGATTCAACTGTGGTTGAAATTCAGTTTTTTACACCTGGAATTGTACGGGTAATCAAATCGCTTCCGGGCGAAACAGTTGAGAAAAAGAGTCTTTCGGTTATTAAAGAAGCTGAAAAAGTATCGTTTAAAGTAAGTGAGTCCGATAATATTATTTCGCTGGTTAGCGATGTGCTAACTGTGAATCTTAATTCAAAAACAGGCACTGTGTCGTATTTGTCGGCAAGCGGCGATGCACTTCTTTCAGAAAAGGCCGGAAGTGCTGCCTTTACACCGTTTAACGATGCCGGAAATGAAACATATTCGGTTAAACAATCGTTTTCCCTCAACCCGGATGAGGCGATTTACGGCCTGGGAATCCTGCAGAACGGGAAAATGTCGCAAAGAAATCAGCAAGTTCACATGGTACAAAACAACACCTGGGACTTTTCAACTTTCTTTCAATCGGTAAAAGGATATGGAATATTCTGGGATAACTATTCGCCAACTGATTTTACCGATAATGAAGCCGGTACCGAATTCGCCTCGGAAGTAGGCGACTGCATCGACTACTATTTTATGTATGGAGAAAATGCCGATGGTGTGGTGGCCCAAATACGTAAGCTAACCGGTAAAGTACCGATGTTCCCGTTGTGGACTTATGGCTTTTGGCAAAGCCGCGAACGTTACAAAACGCAGGACGAAACGGTGGGTGTTGTTGAAAAATACCGCGAACTGGGTGTTCCGCTCGATGGTATTATTCAGGACTGGCAATACTGGGGCGACAACTACCAATGGAATGGCATGTCGTTTCTGAATCCTGGATTTCCCGAGCCGCAAAAATTCGTGGATGATGTTCACCAACTGAATGCACACCTTATCATTTCTATTTGGTCGTCTTTTGGTCCGGAAACGCCGCAATACAAAGAACTGGACGAAAAGGGGATGTTGATGAATTTCCAAACCTGGCCACAATCGGGAAAAGAAGGCTGGCCGCCGGATATGAACTATCCTTCAGGCGTTCGTGTTTACGATCCGTTTAATCCCGAAGCAAGGGATATTTACTGGAAATACCTGAACGAAGGGCTTTTCTCGCTGGGTATCGATGGATGGTGGATGGACTCAACAGAACCGGATCACCTTGATTTTAAACCCGAAGATTTTGACAATAAGACCTATCTTGGGTCATTCAGAAAAGTACGCAATGCATTTCCGCTGGAAACCGTAAAAGGCGTGTATGAGCACCAGCGAAAAGTATCTTCCGATAAGCGTGTGTTTATCTTAACGCGCTCCGGTTTTGCCGGACAACAACGTTACGGTTCGAATGTATGGTCGGGCGACTTATATTCTTCGTGGGATGCACTTCGTAACCAGATTCCTGCAGGCTTAAACTTTACGCTCACGGGAAATCCGAATTTTAACTCCGATATAGGCGGATTTTTTGCGGGGGCTTACAATAAATCGTGGAACGACGGAACAGCAGCTAGTAATCCGCTTTTCCAGGAACTGTATGTGCGCTGGCTGCAATATGGCGTGTTTACACCAATGATGCGTTCGCACGGAACAGACTTGAAACGTGAGATTTATTACTTTGGAAAACAAGGTGAGCCAATTTACGATGCTATTGCAAGTGCCATCAACCTGCGCTATTCGCTGCTGCCTTATATTTATACGACTTCGTGGAATGTTACTAACAATAATTCCAGCTTTATGCGTGCGTTGGTAATGGATTTCCCGACCGATAAAAGCGTGTGGAACATGAACAATGAGTACATGTTCGGCCAATCCTTGCTGGTTGCTCCTGTTCTGAATGCTCAGTACACTCCTGAAAAGATTTTGAAAGGAGATGAAATGAGCGGTTGGAACAAAGGAAGTGCAAAAACAAAAGAAGGCTACCCGCTTATCGATTTCACCGAAGTAAAATCATCGCTGGTTTATTTGCCGGCAGGCACAGCCTGGTATGATTTCTGGACCAACGAAAAATTCGATGGCGGACAGGAAATATCGAAAGAAACAACCATTAACACAACGCCTTTATATGTGAAGGCCGGAGCCATTCTTCCTATCGGTCCTAAAGTGCAGTATGCTACCGAGAAAACATGGGATAATCTTGAAATTCGTATTTACGAAGGTGCTGATGGCGAATTCACCCTGTACGAGGATGAAAATGATAACTATAATTACGAAAAAGGCGTGTACTCAACCATTAGCTTTAACTGGAACGATGCCGACAAAACCCTCACAATTGGTAAACGTAACGGTGAATTTCCTGGAATGTTAGCCGAACGAAATTTTAACATTGTACTTGCATCGAAAAACAAGGCAAAAGGTAATGAGATTGCGAGTCAGCCGGATAAAATTGCAACTTATTCAGGAGAAGAAATAGTTGTTGGGTTTTAA
- a CDS encoding cellulase family glycosylhydrolase translates to MKKSIVWCVVLMICMPINNLLAWEGMPMPKLHVEGRYLKDSTGHIVNLHGFAQTYSPYFNERYTQWNNYDVAGCLNYNQGIIDAVLDAGWEMNFVRLHMDPYWSNTPGCSGRYEGEECFSETRFVKYLDEVFVPMAEYAVTKGLYVVMRPPGVCPDSIEIGGVYQEYLLKVWDIVAQHPKLKNNPNIMFELANEPIKILGPDGTYGSGTQGHFDNLKTYFQAIVDTIRASTDNILWIPGLGWQSQYSGYATNPIEGENIGYAVHVYPGWFNSGNGYEPFQRGWDEQVQPVADFAPVMVTEMDWAPEKYESSWGKDITGTAGGEGFGANFKKITDECGNVSWLLFTGPDLLADFTGIAPAAGEEYTFLNDPEACPWPIYQWFKDYKQEYNLEGASTDYLTLTDLIVENGEYLSVMTSSSTSLKVNAVFADGHMENISSLAEYTIDNPEIVQAFRGRIHALKDGDANIVISYTGPGGNKMQVTVQVSASTFPLTNEVFNPGIWEDGTFDETTGTLITGQYGFGGWYYSSGVDLSNYKYLVAKLGNTNACGFSFRLYDENSYWTTPGIYDVGNEDQVVVSLNDMYKDGTTTKMDPSHIYYVGFWSSGGCPLIIDDVYLSNDENYAKPTGIDDLFPVDSEPEFVDVYTITGARIRSQVKRTQATKGLKDGIYIVGRKKVVVVGE, encoded by the coding sequence ATGAAGAAGAGTATAGTGTGGTGCGTGGTGTTGATGATTTGTATGCCAATAAATAATTTGTTGGCATGGGAGGGAATGCCTATGCCAAAACTCCATGTTGAAGGACGTTATTTAAAAGATTCTACCGGGCATATTGTAAATCTGCATGGATTTGCACAAACCTATTCGCCTTATTTTAACGAGCGATATACGCAATGGAATAACTACGATGTGGCAGGATGTTTAAATTACAATCAGGGAATTATTGACGCAGTTTTAGATGCCGGTTGGGAAATGAACTTTGTTCGTTTGCACATGGATCCTTACTGGAGCAATACTCCCGGTTGTTCGGGACGATACGAAGGTGAAGAGTGTTTTAGCGAAACGCGTTTTGTAAAATACCTCGACGAGGTTTTTGTTCCCATGGCGGAGTATGCAGTTACAAAGGGGCTGTATGTGGTAATGCGTCCTCCGGGCGTATGTCCTGATAGCATTGAGATTGGTGGTGTTTACCAGGAATACCTGCTTAAAGTGTGGGATATTGTAGCGCAACATCCTAAATTGAAAAATAATCCGAACATCATGTTTGAGTTGGCCAACGAGCCTATTAAAATACTTGGTCCTGATGGAACATACGGGTCAGGAACGCAAGGGCATTTCGATAATCTGAAAACCTATTTTCAGGCCATTGTTGATACCATTAGAGCCAGTACGGATAACATACTTTGGATACCGGGACTGGGATGGCAATCGCAATACTCGGGGTATGCCACTAATCCGATCGAAGGAGAAAATATTGGTTATGCCGTTCATGTTTACCCGGGCTGGTTTAACAGCGGAAACGGATACGAACCTTTTCAAAGAGGATGGGACGAGCAGGTTCAGCCGGTGGCCGACTTTGCCCCGGTAATGGTAACCGAAATGGACTGGGCACCGGAGAAATACGAATCGTCGTGGGGAAAAGACATTACCGGAACTGCCGGCGGTGAAGGTTTTGGTGCCAACTTTAAAAAAATTACCGATGAATGTGGTAATGTAAGCTGGTTGCTTTTTACCGGCCCCGATTTGCTGGCCGATTTTACTGGCATTGCTCCGGCAGCTGGCGAAGAATATACGTTTTTGAACGATCCTGAAGCTTGTCCGTGGCCCATTTACCAATGGTTTAAGGACTACAAACAGGAGTACAACCTTGAAGGGGCATCAACTGATTATTTAACGCTTACTGATCTGATTGTTGAGAATGGCGAGTACTTATCAGTGATGACAAGCAGTTCAACCAGTTTAAAAGTTAACGCTGTTTTTGCCGATGGACACATGGAGAATATCAGCTCTCTGGCAGAATACACAATCGACAATCCCGAAATTGTGCAGGCGTTTAGGGGCCGAATTCATGCGCTTAAGGACGGCGATGCGAATATCGTTATCTCTTACACCGGACCGGGCGGAAATAAAATGCAGGTAACGGTACAGGTTAGTGCAAGCACTTTCCCGTTAACTAACGAGGTGTTTAATCCCGGTATTTGGGAAGACGGGACCTTTGACGAAACAACAGGAACGCTCATAACAGGCCAATATGGTTTTGGTGGTTGGTATTACAGTAGTGGAGTCGATCTCTCGAACTATAAATACCTGGTGGCGAAGTTGGGGAATACAAATGCCTGTGGGTTTTCATTCCGTTTGTACGATGAAAACAGTTACTGGACAACACCCGGAATATATGATGTTGGTAACGAAGATCAGGTGGTGGTTTCACTCAATGATATGTACAAGGACGGAACAACCACCAAAATGGATCCCTCACATATTTATTATGTTGGCTTTTGGTCATCCGGTGGTTGCCCGTTAATCATCGATGATGTATATCTCTCCAACGACGAAAATTACGCAAAGCCTACCGGAATAGATGATCTTTTCCCGGTTGATTCAGAACCCGAATTTGTGGATGTTTATACCATCACCGGTGCAAGAATACGCTCGCAGGTAAAAAGAACCCAGGCGACAAAAGGACTAAAAGACGGGATTTACATTGTTGGTAGAAAAAAAGTTGTTGTGGTTGGAGAATAA
- a CDS encoding glycoside hydrolase family 43 protein — protein MKTQNSLILFIGLLLSTVGYAQNPIIQTYYTADPAPMVYDGTVYLYTSHDEDSTVDNFFTMYDWRCYSSTDMVNWTDHGAVASLKSFAWLDKSNGAWAPQCIERNGKFYLYVPIHGEGISVLVADSPTGPFTDPLGKRLIETDHIWQDIDPTVFVDDDGQAYLYWGNPKLWYVKLNEDMISYDTSIGQNGVVSTEMTTEAFGSHKGRDGKPGPSYTEGPWFYKRNNLYYMVYAAAGIPEYIAYSTATSPEGPWTYKGFVMERAPHLAFTNHSGIIDFKGNSYFFYHSHELSGGEGFKRSTCVEQFEYNPDGSIPLIEPTKQAVTTSVANLNPYQRVEAETIAFSEGLKTKTADKVGVYVTNIDNNDYIKIRSVDFGKGAKKFEASVATAKSGSIEIRIDEKDGELLGTLSVGSTGGEQNWKTLSTKITEAKGIHDVYLVFKGDDKGLFNFDWWQFK, from the coding sequence ATGAAGACTCAAAATAGCCTGATTTTATTCATCGGATTGCTACTTTCAACGGTGGGCTACGCACAAAACCCGATAATTCAAACTTATTATACTGCCGACCCCGCGCCAATGGTATACGATGGTACGGTATATCTTTATACAAGTCACGATGAGGATTCAACAGTAGATAACTTTTTTACCATGTACGACTGGCGGTGTTATTCGTCAACCGATATGGTAAACTGGACTGATCATGGAGCAGTGGCTTCGTTGAAAAGTTTTGCATGGCTCGATAAATCAAACGGGGCATGGGCACCTCAGTGCATCGAACGTAACGGAAAGTTTTACCTGTATGTTCCCATACACGGTGAAGGCATTTCGGTATTGGTGGCAGATTCACCAACCGGTCCTTTTACCGATCCGCTGGGAAAACGTTTGATCGAAACAGATCACATTTGGCAGGATATTGATCCTACCGTTTTTGTTGACGATGATGGTCAGGCGTATTTATATTGGGGAAACCCAAAGTTGTGGTACGTGAAGTTAAACGAGGATATGATTTCATACGACACGAGTATAGGGCAGAATGGAGTTGTTTCAACAGAAATGACTACTGAAGCGTTTGGTTCGCACAAAGGTCGCGATGGTAAACCCGGTCCTTCTTATACCGAAGGCCCCTGGTTTTACAAACGCAACAATTTGTACTACATGGTTTACGCTGCTGCAGGAATTCCCGAGTACATTGCCTACTCCACTGCAACATCGCCTGAGGGACCATGGACTTATAAAGGATTTGTTATGGAAAGAGCACCACACCTGGCTTTTACCAATCACTCCGGCATTATCGATTTTAAAGGGAATTCCTATTTTTTCTATCACAGCCATGAATTGTCGGGTGGCGAAGGCTTTAAACGATCAACATGTGTGGAACAGTTTGAGTACAATCCTGATGGATCAATTCCGCTCATTGAGCCAACAAAACAGGCAGTTACCACAAGCGTGGCAAACCTGAATCCTTACCAACGGGTGGAAGCAGAAACCATCGCCTTTTCGGAAGGGCTAAAGACAAAAACTGCCGATAAGGTTGGAGTATATGTCACTAATATCGATAACAACGATTACATAAAAATCCGTAGTGTAGATTTTGGTAAAGGCGCTAAAAAGTTTGAAGCAAGCGTTGCTACTGCTAAATCAGGAAGTATCGAAATCCGCATCGATGAAAAAGACGGCGAATTATTAGGAACACTTTCAGTTGGTAGTACCGGAGGAGAACAAAACTGGAAAACGCTCTCAACCAAGATAACGGAGGCCAAAGGTATTCACGATGTTTACCTGGTTTTCAAAGGAGATGACAAAGGCTTATTCAATTTTGATTGGTGGCAATTCAAATAA
- a CDS encoding endo-1,4-beta-xylanase codes for MKYDRNNTKNNFKGRIIYIISLCLALLVFGKVSMAQSYAAWYQDAQERIDTLRKGNFGIRIIDKDGNPFEGDVSVHLKKHEFPFGIAFDFYEGETSMGNSYSSTAPVQADTDAKIYQSERWSDYLAYAIPVESGKNYKLTLKFAEIYFDSGNSRGFNVKVENQLFLENYDAYTEAGGKNIAVDTAITILATDNQINIELIAVTDNVSIKGIQLEEIGGTQVTRINCGGPELITGDGNSYQSEQGFFDPEVNTVASNEQWMQATMYKYFNYGVTGNSFKWSGVQPNHTTPNYSNFENALRWTQKVGWKIRGHNLLWGGDDAHSTPDWVRNLPTTEAFIDTCKMRVIRDVSRYKGLISEYDVVNEPLSGHADWMRNTHGDSIIWNSFKWARSADPDADLYVNDYNVEYNWGQAAEYRDLILKIKENGGPITGVGMQAHFWDCCRPNVDELVKNINIIAEAGLPIRLTEYDFGGDLTEAEQAEDLIKVLTVAFSHPSVNGMISWVLRDSDDDSGWRPSSGYFNWDYTPKLAADTLLYYTQKLWATNFYSQISSTSSLDFNAYYGDYEIEVAFGDTVKVFTVPCLKENEDSVFTLYETNAKLKGPQLLSATWEADNLVKLEFDKPIDNSSLVRSQFKFFSSNGIGLDNVEADPYNEKAILLQLDSNVDQDSYHTVAYFPGSMKATDGSSADAFGPEKIGNQDTEVGIVLEKDFDNELRVFPNPATTVLNIEYAEAPYKVALYNSIGVLVHTTVSSEPLVNININSFTKGLYLVRITDNENNVLTRKVIVN; via the coding sequence ATGAAATACGATAGAAATAATACGAAGAACAATTTTAAGGGGCGAATTATATACATTATTTCGCTGTGCCTTGCTCTACTGGTTTTTGGAAAGGTAAGTATGGCGCAGTCATATGCTGCCTGGTACCAGGATGCTCAGGAAAGAATTGATACGCTGCGAAAAGGCAATTTTGGTATCCGGATAATCGACAAAGACGGCAACCCGTTTGAAGGAGATGTTTCGGTGCATTTGAAAAAACACGAGTTCCCCTTTGGTATTGCCTTCGATTTTTATGAAGGTGAAACGAGCATGGGAAATTCATACAGTTCTACTGCGCCAGTTCAGGCCGATACCGATGCTAAAATATACCAAAGCGAAAGGTGGAGCGATTACCTGGCATATGCAATTCCGGTTGAAAGTGGTAAGAACTATAAGCTTACCTTAAAATTTGCCGAGATATATTTCGATTCAGGTAATTCGCGGGGTTTTAATGTGAAGGTCGAAAACCAGTTATTTCTCGAGAATTACGATGCTTACACCGAGGCCGGCGGGAAAAACATAGCCGTTGATACGGCTATCACTATTCTGGCCACCGACAACCAAATAAATATCGAATTGATCGCCGTCACTGATAATGTATCAATCAAAGGAATTCAGCTGGAGGAAATTGGAGGGACACAGGTAACGCGAATCAATTGCGGAGGTCCGGAATTAATCACAGGTGATGGGAATTCCTATCAAAGCGAGCAGGGATTTTTCGATCCTGAGGTAAATACAGTTGCTTCAAACGAACAGTGGATGCAAGCAACCATGTACAAGTATTTTAATTATGGAGTTACCGGAAATTCGTTCAAGTGGAGTGGTGTTCAGCCCAATCATACCACCCCGAATTATTCCAATTTTGAGAATGCACTCCGGTGGACCCAAAAAGTGGGCTGGAAAATTAGGGGCCACAATTTACTTTGGGGAGGCGATGATGCACATTCAACCCCCGACTGGGTAAGGAACCTGCCGACAACCGAGGCTTTTATTGATACCTGTAAGATGAGAGTTATTCGCGATGTTTCACGTTATAAGGGGCTGATCTCAGAATACGATGTAGTTAATGAACCTCTGTCCGGTCATGCCGATTGGATGCGAAACACACATGGCGATTCAATTATCTGGAACAGTTTTAAATGGGCACGTTCTGCCGATCCTGATGCTGACTTGTATGTAAACGATTACAATGTAGAATACAATTGGGGACAGGCTGCGGAATACCGCGATTTAATTCTAAAAATTAAAGAAAATGGAGGGCCGATTACCGGGGTAGGCATGCAGGCGCATTTTTGGGATTGTTGCCGGCCAAACGTTGATGAATTGGTAAAAAATATAAATATTATTGCGGAAGCCGGTTTGCCAATTAGGCTAACAGAGTACGACTTTGGCGGTGATCTCACCGAAGCAGAACAGGCTGAAGATCTTATTAAAGTGTTGACAGTCGCATTTTCTCACCCATCGGTTAACGGAATGATAAGTTGGGTATTGAGAGACTCTGATGATGACAGTGGCTGGCGTCCGAGTTCAGGATATTTCAATTGGGATTATACGCCAAAATTAGCTGCCGACACCTTGTTATATTACACTCAAAAGTTGTGGGCTACCAATTTCTATTCACAGATAAGTAGCACAAGCTCTCTTGATTTTAACGCCTACTATGGCGATTACGAAATTGAAGTGGCTTTTGGCGATACCGTGAAAGTATTTACGGTACCATGTCTTAAAGAGAATGAAGATTCGGTTTTCACTTTATATGAAACCAACGCAAAATTAAAAGGACCTCAACTATTAAGTGCGACATGGGAGGCTGATAATTTGGTTAAGCTCGAATTTGATAAGCCGATTGATAACAGCTCACTGGTTCGAAGCCAGTTTAAATTTTTCTCATCCAATGGGATCGGGCTCGATAATGTGGAAGCTGATCCGTATAATGAGAAGGCTATTCTTTTACAGCTTGACAGCAATGTTGACCAGGATAGCTACCACACTGTAGCTTACTTTCCGGGAAGTATGAAAGCCACCGATGGAAGTTCTGCCGACGCATTCGGACCGGAGAAAATTGGTAATCAGGATACCGAGGTTGGTATAGTTCTGGAAAAGGACTTTGATAACGAACTGAGAGTATTCCCGAACCCGGCAACAACAGTGTTAAATATCGAATATGCTGAAGCTCCGTACAAAGTAGCGCTTTACAACAGTATCGGAGTGCTTGTACATACAACGGTAAGCTCTGAGCCGTTGGTAAATATTAATATAAACAGCTTTACAAAAGGATTGTACCTGGTGCGGATTACCGATAACGAAAATAATGTTTTAACCCGCAAAGTAATAGTGAATTAA
- the xyl3A gene encoding xylan 1,4-beta-xylosidase: MTDLQKKMITNSIKKTILVVAITLGVLSAWAQQYPCQNPELSSEARAKDLVSRLTLEEKAILMCDQSDAIPRLGIKKFNWWSEALHGYANNDNVTVFPEPIGMAASFNDELLLEIYDAVSDEGRAKYNEWINAGNENKRFLSLSVWTPNVNIFRDPRWGRGQETYGEDPYLTSRMGVSVVKGLQGPADAKYRKLLACAKHFAVHSGPEWSRHELNLNDISPRELYETYLPAFKALVQDADVRQVMCAYQRLDDEPCCGNTRLLQRILRDEWGYEYMVVSDCGAVTDFFTTHNVSSDAVHAASKAVLAGTDVECVWENYPFMNLPEAVERNLIKEEDIDRSVVRLLTGRFDLGDFDDDAIVPYAQIPPSVLNNEKHRQLALDMARQTMTLLQNKNKVLPLSKKTKKIAVIGPNANDEPMLWGNYNGTPVRTISILEGIKTKVPEQKIVYDKACDLVEDKVTESYFAQCSFEGKPGIKARYWNNPDRKGEVVTTDQIVNPIKKTTAGQHEFASGVKLEGFSAIYETEFVAKSSEEIVFKGGATGHYELLVNGETISQYDNWRTLSSRIPYQVEAGKKYKIEIRYAQLNNWQANIEFNFGKEVDVDYTELIKKLKDIETVVFVGGLSGNLEGEEMPVSYPGFKGGDRTNIDLPSVQRNCLKALKEAGKKVVFVNCSGSAIALTPETETCDAILQAWYAGESGGQAIADVLFGDYNPSGKLPVTFYKSSDQLNDFEDYSMKGRTYRYMENALFSFGHGLSYTDFEIGEATLSNSTISADEAIQITVPVANKGAYDGTEIVQVYVRKVDDIEGPIKTLKGFKRLEVERGKSKDAVIDLPPSSFEFYDWAQRKMTVTPGQYEVLYGNSSNASELKKQTVTIQ; encoded by the coding sequence ATGACTGATTTACAAAAGAAAATGATTACAAATAGTATCAAAAAAACGATTTTGGTTGTGGCCATAACGCTGGGAGTACTTTCAGCATGGGCACAACAATACCCCTGTCAAAATCCCGAATTAAGTTCGGAAGCACGTGCAAAAGATTTGGTTTCGCGATTAACGCTCGAAGAAAAAGCAATTCTTATGTGCGACCAGTCGGATGCTATTCCGAGGCTTGGGATTAAAAAATTCAACTGGTGGAGCGAGGCGCTTCACGGTTATGCCAACAACGATAATGTAACCGTTTTCCCGGAACCCATTGGAATGGCGGCTTCGTTTAACGACGAATTACTGCTTGAAATTTACGATGCGGTTTCAGATGAAGGACGCGCCAAATACAACGAGTGGATCAATGCCGGAAACGAAAACAAACGTTTTCTGAGCCTTTCGGTGTGGACTCCAAACGTGAACATTTTTCGCGATCCGCGTTGGGGGCGTGGCCAGGAAACCTATGGCGAAGATCCTTACCTGACTTCCCGAATGGGCGTTTCAGTAGTAAAAGGATTGCAGGGGCCTGCGGATGCCAAATACCGAAAGTTGCTGGCTTGTGCAAAACACTTTGCCGTGCACTCGGGCCCGGAGTGGAGCCGTCACGAGCTCAACCTGAACGATATTAGTCCGCGCGAATTATACGAAACCTATTTACCTGCATTTAAAGCCCTGGTTCAGGATGCCGATGTGCGCCAGGTAATGTGTGCTTATCAGCGCCTCGACGATGAACCTTGTTGTGGCAACACCCGGCTTTTGCAGCGAATTTTGCGCGACGAGTGGGGATATGAGTACATGGTCGTTTCTGATTGCGGAGCTGTTACCGATTTTTTTACAACACATAATGTTTCGTCCGATGCAGTACATGCGGCCTCCAAAGCGGTTTTGGCCGGTACGGATGTGGAATGTGTTTGGGAGAATTATCCGTTTATGAATCTTCCCGAAGCTGTTGAACGCAATCTGATTAAAGAAGAAGATATTGATAGAAGTGTGGTGCGTTTGTTAACCGGGCGTTTTGATCTGGGCGATTTCGATGACGATGCTATCGTTCCCTATGCTCAAATTCCGCCATCGGTTTTAAACAACGAAAAACATCGCCAACTGGCACTCGACATGGCCCGGCAAACGATGACACTCCTTCAGAATAAAAATAAGGTGTTGCCTTTATCAAAGAAGACAAAGAAAATTGCAGTGATTGGCCCCAATGCCAACGACGAGCCCATGTTGTGGGGTAATTACAACGGAACACCGGTTCGCACCATTTCAATTCTGGAAGGCATAAAAACTAAAGTTCCGGAACAAAAAATAGTGTACGATAAGGCTTGTGATTTGGTGGAAGATAAAGTAACCGAAAGTTATTTTGCTCAGTGCAGTTTTGAAGGCAAACCGGGAATCAAGGCTAGATATTGGAACAACCCCGACCGTAAAGGAGAAGTGGTAACAACAGACCAAATTGTAAATCCGATTAAAAAGACCACTGCCGGCCAGCACGAATTTGCTTCGGGTGTGAAGCTTGAAGGATTTTCGGCCATTTACGAAACAGAATTTGTTGCCAAATCGAGCGAAGAAATTGTTTTTAAAGGTGGCGCAACCGGACATTATGAATTGTTGGTAAACGGCGAAACAATTAGCCAGTACGACAATTGGAGAACACTTTCTTCACGAATTCCTTACCAGGTGGAGGCCGGGAAAAAATACAAAATTGAAATCCGATATGCACAATTAAATAACTGGCAGGCCAATATCGAATTTAACTTCGGTAAAGAAGTGGATGTGGATTATACCGAACTCATAAAAAAACTAAAGGATATAGAAACTGTGGTGTTTGTTGGTGGTCTTTCCGGAAATCTGGAGGGTGAAGAAATGCCGGTTTCATACCCCGGTTTTAAAGGTGGCGACCGCACCAATATCGATTTACCTTCGGTTCAACGAAACTGTTTGAAGGCTTTAAAAGAAGCTGGCAAAAAAGTGGTTTTTGTAAACTGTTCAGGTTCTGCCATAGCTTTAACGCCCGAAACCGAAACCTGCGATGCCATTTTACAAGCCTGGTATGCGGGCGAATCGGGTGGGCAGGCAATTGCCGATGTGCTATTTGGCGATTACAATCCTTCGGGAAAACTACCAGTTACTTTCTACAAAAGTTCCGATCAGTTGAACGATTTTGAGGATTACTCGATGAAAGGGCGTACTTACCGCTACATGGAAAATGCCTTGTTTTCCTTTGGTCATGGCCTGAGTTATACTGATTTTGAAATTGGTGAAGCTACCCTTAGCAATTCAACAATCAGTGCCGATGAAGCTATTCAAATAACAGTTCCGGTTGCCAATAAAGGAGCTTACGACGGAACCGAAATCGTTCAGGTATACGTGCGTAAAGTAGATGATATTGAAGGCCCCATTAAAACCTTGAAAGGCTTTAAACGCCTTGAAGTAGAAAGAGGGAAATCGAAGGATGCAGTGATTGATTTACCACCATCTTCTTTCGAATTTTACGATTGGGCGCAACGAAAAATGACCGTAACCCCGGGGCAGTACGAAGTACTGTATGGCAACAGTTCAAATGCAAGCGAATTAAAAAAGCAAACAGTCACAATTCAGTAA